A genomic window from Silene latifolia isolate original U9 population chromosome 11, ASM4854445v1, whole genome shotgun sequence includes:
- the LOC141614140 gene encoding UDP-glycosyltransferase 708C2-like, producing the protein MGKLSNTIEDNLVPHIAVCPSAGMAHLLPFLRVSSMLSSFNCKVTLMTIRPTLSTAETHQVSSFLAENPHITALDTQLPCLENPMPDHNVVNASTTTHPTASPDPFFLRYVAISNSAHLLARHLIDLSPPPTAILCDIMFVSGFHLALGHLGIPIYVLPITSSRFFAFATFFSHLDTPINNVDDTELVIASSMAPVTKSSIPPPFFNPNHIFTKLIVSNSSWLHKCKGIVSYSFDYLEKETLSALRKGDALSYLPPIFTIGPLKPLYDTKTTMGSDGCDNPTYLAWLDDHPSKSVLYVNFGSRTAMTKEQIRELGDGLDMSGMTFLWVIKTTVVDNQEKEKLKDLLGEDFLEKITKLGKGLVLKQWVEQDRILVHPAVGGFMTHCGWNSITETAKCGLPVLGWPLHGDQRVNAEVVETAGLGVWARGWGWIRERLVNKEEISNKIKEVMMNKELRESAKRVGEEASKAWEDDNGTSRLMMSKLIQHMSSKNVLTEF; encoded by the coding sequence ATGGGAAAGTTGTCCAATACTATTGAAGATAATCTCGTCCCACATATTGCAGTATGTCCAAGTGCAGGAATGGCTCACTTACTCCCTTTCCTAAGAGTATCTTCCATGCTTTCTTCCTTCAACTGTAAGGTCACTCTGATGACTATTCGCCCTACTCTTTCCACCGCCGAAACCCACCAAGTCTCTTCTTTCTTAGCCGAGAACCCTCACATTACTGCCCTTGACACCCAACTTCCTTGCTTGGAAAATCCAATGCCTGACCACAATGTTGTCAATGCAAGCACAACCACCCATCCAACCGCTAGTCCGGATCCTTTCTTCCTTCGCTACGTAGCCATTTCTAACTCCGCTCATCTTTTGGCCCGCCACCTTATTGACCTTTCTCCTCCTCCTACTGCAATTCTGTGTGATATTATGTTTGTTTCAGGGTTTCACTTAGCCTTAGGCCATCTTGGAATTCCAATTTATGTCCTCCCTATCACTTCTTCTCGCTTTTTCGCCTTTGCCACTTTCTTTTCTCATCTTGACACACCCATCAACAATGTTGATGATACAGAGTTGGTGATAGCGTCTAGTATGGCTCCGGTAACCAAATCTAGTATACCGCCTCCATTCTTTAACCCTAACCACATATTCACCAAATTAATTGTTTCCAACTCTTCTTGGCTTCATAAATGTAAGGGAATTGTCTCATATAGCTTTGATTACCTTGAGAAGGAAACTTTGTCAGCTTTGCGAAAAGGGGATGCCTTAAGTTATCTTCCTCCTATTTTCACAATAGGGCCGTTGAAGCCGCTATATGATACAAAAACTACCATGGGCAGTGATGGGTGTGACAACCCTACCTATTTGGCATGGTTGGATGATCACCCATCTAAATCGGTTTTGTACGTCAACTTTGGAAGCCGAACTGCAATGACAAAAGAGCAGATTAGGGAGCTTGGAGATGGGCTTGATATGAGTGGGATGACATTCTTATGGGTGATCAAGACCACCGTAGTCGACAACCAAgagaaagaaaagttgaaagatTTATTAGGAGAAGATTTTCTTGAGAAAATCACAAAGCTTGGAAAAGGCCTAGTGCTTAAGCAATGGGTGGAGCAGGATCGCATACTAGTCCACCCAGCTGTAGGAGGGTTTATGACTCATTGTGGATGGAACTCGATAACAGAGACTGCTAAATGCGGGCTTCCAGTTCTTGGATGGCCTTTGCATGGGGACCAAAGGGTGAATGCTGAGGTGGTGGAGACGGCGGGGTTAGGTGTTTGGGCAAGAGGATGGGGGTGGATTAGAGAGAGGTTAGTGAACAAGGAAGAGATTTCAAACAAGATTAAGGAAGTGATGATGAATAAGGAGTTAAGGGAGAGTGCTAAGAGAGTTGGGGAAGAAGCTTCTAAAGCATGGGAGGATGATAATGGTACCTCTCGTTTGATGATGTCTAAGCTTATCCAACACATGTCGTCTAAGAATGTTTTAACAGAATTTTAA
- the LOC141611962 gene encoding putative adenylate kinase 6, chloroplastic gives MAVMSRLIRSPTSNPSLLFSTIRNLTTLTSETTLNTPPSILSNSKFQNTQIKGRDVHWVFLGCPGVGKGTYATRLSKLLAVPHIATGDLVRLELSSSGPLAPQLAEIVNQGKLVSDEIIVHLLSKRLEAGEALGESGFILDGFPRTVRQAEILEGVIDIDLVINLKLQEEALIAKCLGRRICSECGGNYNVACIDIKGDNETPGLYMAPLPPPPECASKLISRPDDKEEVVKERLRIYNEMSRPVEEFYRKRGKLLQFDLPGGIPESWPKLLQVLNLDGHEDGHSAAA, from the exons ATGGCAGTAATGAGCAGATTAATAAGATCTCCAACTTCTAATCCATCCCTACTATTCTCAACCATCCGTAACCTCACCACTCTGACTTCTGAAACTACCCTCAACACACCTCCCTCAATCCTCTCTAACTCCAAATTTCAAAATACACAAATCAAGGGTAGAGATGTCCATTGGGTGTTTCTAGGTTGTCCTGGTGTTGGAAAAGGCACTTACGCCACCCGCCTTTCTAAGCTTCTCGCTGTCCCTCATATCGCCACCGGTGATCTCGTTCGCCTTGAACTATCCTCCTCTGGCCCTCTTGCTCCTcag CTTGCAGAGATCGTTAATCAGGGAAAATTGGTTTCCGACGAGATTATAGTTCATTTGTTGTCCAAGCGTCTTGAAGCTGGAGAAGCACTTGGTGAATCTGGATTTATTCTTGATGGCTTTCCACGTACAGTGAGACAGGCG GAAATTTTGGAGGGAGTTATTGACATTGATTTGGTCATCAATCTCAAGCTCCAGGAGGAAGCGTTAATTGCAAAGTGCCTTGGCAGGAGGATTTGCAGTGAATGTGGTGGAAACTACAACGTCGCATGCATTGACATAAAGGGTGACAATGAAACCCCTGGACTTTACATGGCTCCCCTTCCTCCACCTCCTGAATGTGCATCAAAGCTTATCAGTCGTCCAGATGATAAGGAAGAAGTTGTGAAGGAGAGGCTTCGAATATACAATGAAATG AGTCGACCCGTTGAGGAGTTCTATCGTAAACGGGGGAAATTATTGCAGTTCGATCTTCCTGGCGGAATTCCTGAATCCTGGCCAAAGTTGCTGCAGGTTCTGAATCTTGATGGCCATGAGGACGGTCACTCTGCTGCTGCTTGA